In Dyadobacter sp. NIV53, a single window of DNA contains:
- a CDS encoding T9SS type A sorting domain-containing protein, whose protein sequence is MKKIYLLVFILLSIPFIAQAQNPVIVVGYPELACLGITHKIPVTITGEFKAENKFVVQLRQETSQAVLAELPAVLKNGDMEVTYRDSSLSVYGMLQFRILSSSPRIESAWTNFKVHSKGIIRLEAAVSNRVNAGEEMPVKFTTLSSIEVDLSLSNGAEFEITSYSQNPFTTYHQVPVSSEEPLFIKTAVNACGPMQKIGQISPVINSTSVRTTFVSPLNVCEDGELKIAFSTAGAPFTPETKYSVRFSSIIVTTRDSLFTTEVPAELKDGVLVARFPQTLNLKAKTQFKVIILAKNPEITGAAGEAIVTVYPKPAVDFYTPDITVNVNEEATVGVIFKGIPPFSADLGDGSTITADYSGEVYVYKMPEKTTSYTIKTFSSGCGITDVTSPQSMVVTVNPGIAVIPESNPQILCVGSTSKIRIKTNGNFGPATSYTVHAFLSSIYEYTFPANRNGDYLEFIIPELPENTDPSRMYDNLNNLYVTTDNPGFESKPSYIYTIQSKPVMTLYENNKFSYDAPGIVSITYNLYGKWPFRIEDEQGKIFTIQNNWWAPEFYLDKTKDFKVKSVSNACFKTENLPSTRVTLTNTNLPGLYLEPLQASTCYQDSINVTIVAPGIFQDDNVFNIEAYSDCCNFTTVKTVRQGGSYKIKIPASQNNFTYPATVRVTSTNPLFISETYQLRIDSHLTNFNVNPVGTELQPALMLKSDEQTINFSATGGGVTSLTYSDGTSDKKADFENPDNLSIKISPAAGQTTTYTLKSITNNCGTSQANISTYIKTLPYQIKITDFEPYTNIFCSGSPVSIPFGISNGDAGNATFSLQIAREGDLAFTNITSGETTRMFKTIMPANLTEGYYQMRIISSDGGVSNIVRFEIKVIPSARLSVNLPEPVLVAAGQAVDFKLDFTGSFPWTAIYENNTSQTTSITPDIRTVRPTTGQDFSIKAVYNTCGYGIVSGAVAVQVQSGLNTDSDDYAACPGGNFTVSYSLSGDADLTSDYIRFELFDVQSRKGIYLDSTQIRQGRITLKIPSVLSGTEYQIRSTVRKSGLESIMGIRLTVPANVMLSGNTTINSGESTQLIIHNNNIIAERISYQLSDGKKGFFYGSESDSFIEVSPSETTTYTLTSVSNSCGAGKVSGSALVEVNPASERSVNVTSWSALGSLGFCLGDSIAVYYAQQGTFTASNIMSVQISDSTGKNFTTIPTVGKISPLRIAIPANLIPGKKYRLRVAASDPGTASGAFAYPMTPAKKAIARFASESVLYDGVTNPKIVVLLEGGAYWRYQFGTDQNFQTRSTYNSSDTITLNQVSPNQVYTLFNVINECGAGIIGNPSSVRVEVITAEPAKIQSKMSVAPNPTQDYILLRFESVSPRHYTLYNLQGISIQNRPIREKEEQIDIRNIPSGIYILQVEEAKMKTAFKIIKQ, encoded by the coding sequence ATGAAAAAAATTTACCTGCTTGTTTTTATTCTTTTATCGATACCATTCATTGCCCAAGCCCAAAACCCTGTCATTGTTGTTGGCTATCCCGAACTGGCATGCCTGGGCATAACACATAAAATTCCGGTTACAATAACTGGTGAATTCAAAGCAGAAAATAAATTCGTAGTGCAGCTTCGCCAGGAAACCTCCCAGGCCGTTTTGGCCGAATTGCCTGCTGTATTAAAAAACGGGGATATGGAGGTTACGTACCGCGATTCAAGCCTGTCTGTTTACGGTATGCTGCAATTTCGTATTTTATCTTCCTCTCCCAGGATTGAAAGTGCATGGACTAATTTCAAAGTCCACAGTAAAGGTATTATCCGGTTGGAAGCGGCTGTTTCAAACAGGGTCAATGCCGGGGAAGAAATGCCTGTTAAATTCACCACTTTGAGTTCTATAGAGGTAGATCTTAGTTTAAGCAACGGGGCAGAGTTTGAAATAACTTCTTATTCTCAAAATCCATTTACAACCTACCATCAGGTTCCGGTCAGCAGTGAAGAACCGCTTTTTATTAAAACCGCGGTCAATGCATGCGGGCCTATGCAGAAAATCGGACAAATCAGCCCGGTTATCAATTCCACTTCGGTAAGGACAACCTTCGTGAGCCCCCTTAATGTGTGCGAAGATGGGGAATTGAAAATAGCATTCTCCACAGCGGGTGCACCTTTTACGCCAGAAACCAAATACAGTGTAAGGTTCAGCTCCATAATTGTTACCACACGCGACAGTTTATTTACAACAGAAGTTCCGGCAGAATTAAAAGATGGCGTCCTGGTTGCCCGGTTTCCACAGACTCTGAACCTCAAAGCTAAAACACAATTTAAAGTAATCATACTGGCTAAAAATCCGGAAATAACGGGTGCTGCGGGCGAAGCGATTGTAACCGTGTATCCTAAACCAGCCGTTGATTTTTATACGCCTGATATCACAGTCAATGTTAATGAAGAGGCCACAGTCGGGGTTATTTTTAAAGGCATTCCTCCTTTTTCTGCTGATCTGGGCGACGGATCAACGATAACGGCTGATTACTCAGGTGAAGTGTATGTGTATAAAATGCCCGAGAAAACGACTTCCTACACCATTAAAACATTTTCCTCTGGTTGTGGAATAACTGATGTAACTTCTCCTCAGAGTATGGTGGTTACAGTCAATCCGGGAATTGCTGTTATACCGGAATCAAATCCACAGATCCTGTGCGTTGGCAGCACTTCGAAAATACGTATCAAGACAAACGGGAATTTTGGGCCGGCAACATCTTATACGGTTCATGCTTTCCTAAGCAGTATATACGAGTACACATTCCCGGCTAACAGAAATGGAGATTATCTGGAATTTATTATCCCTGAATTACCGGAAAATACGGATCCTTCCCGTATGTATGATAACCTGAACAACCTTTATGTTACCACTGACAATCCCGGCTTTGAATCTAAACCCTCCTACATTTACACCATTCAGAGTAAGCCGGTGATGACTTTGTACGAAAACAACAAGTTTAGCTATGATGCGCCGGGTATTGTCAGCATTACCTATAATTTGTATGGCAAATGGCCTTTCAGGATTGAAGATGAGCAAGGCAAAATATTTACCATTCAGAACAACTGGTGGGCACCGGAATTTTATCTTGACAAAACGAAGGATTTCAAAGTAAAATCGGTTAGTAATGCTTGTTTCAAAACAGAAAACCTGCCTTCCACACGTGTAACTTTGACTAATACAAACCTGCCGGGACTTTATCTGGAGCCTTTACAAGCAAGTACGTGTTATCAGGACAGCATTAATGTTACCATTGTAGCTCCCGGAATTTTTCAGGATGATAATGTTTTTAATATTGAAGCTTATTCTGATTGCTGCAATTTCACGACCGTAAAAACGGTTCGTCAGGGTGGTTCTTACAAGATAAAAATCCCTGCCAGCCAGAACAATTTTACTTATCCGGCAACTGTGCGTGTTACATCCACCAATCCGTTGTTTATCAGTGAAACTTATCAGCTAAGAATAGATTCTCATCTCACCAATTTTAATGTCAATCCCGTTGGGACGGAGCTTCAACCCGCTTTGATGCTGAAATCTGATGAGCAGACCATAAATTTTAGCGCAACGGGAGGAGGGGTTACCTCACTTACGTATTCGGATGGAACCTCAGATAAAAAAGCGGATTTTGAAAATCCGGATAACCTGAGTATTAAAATTTCCCCGGCTGCCGGCCAGACTACCACTTATACACTCAAGTCGATAACCAATAACTGCGGCACGAGTCAGGCTAATATTTCAACATATATCAAAACGCTGCCATACCAGATTAAAATAACGGATTTTGAACCTTATACCAATATTTTTTGCAGTGGCAGTCCGGTCAGTATTCCTTTTGGTATTTCCAATGGCGATGCCGGAAATGCTACATTTTCTCTTCAGATAGCACGGGAAGGCGATCTGGCCTTCACAAACATAACGAGCGGAGAAACGACAAGAATGTTCAAAACTATAATGCCCGCGAATTTAACAGAAGGATATTATCAGATGCGGATTATTTCTTCGGACGGGGGAGTTTCTAATATTGTCAGATTTGAAATTAAAGTAATTCCTTCTGCCAGACTTTCCGTTAACCTGCCCGAACCTGTTCTGGTTGCCGCTGGTCAGGCCGTTGACTTTAAATTAGACTTTACCGGCTCTTTTCCATGGACGGCCATTTATGAAAACAATACCAGTCAGACTACGTCGATAACGCCCGATATCCGAACCGTCCGCCCAACAACCGGCCAGGATTTTTCAATAAAAGCAGTTTATAATACCTGTGGTTATGGAATAGTATCAGGTGCTGTGGCTGTTCAGGTTCAGTCCGGGCTAAATACTGATTCCGATGATTATGCAGCATGTCCTGGCGGAAACTTCACGGTGTCTTACAGCCTTTCCGGTGACGCCGATTTGACCAGTGATTATATCCGGTTTGAATTATTTGATGTGCAAAGCCGGAAGGGTATTTATCTGGATTCAACCCAGATCAGACAGGGCAGAATTACGTTAAAAATTCCATCCGTTTTATCCGGTACTGAATATCAGATACGCAGTACGGTCAGGAAATCCGGGCTTGAATCCATTATGGGCATAAGGCTTACCGTACCGGCGAACGTTATGCTGAGCGGAAATACTACCATTAACAGCGGAGAAAGCACTCAATTGATCATTCACAATAATAATATTATTGCCGAACGGATTAGTTATCAATTATCCGATGGAAAAAAGGGTTTTTTTTATGGAAGCGAATCCGATTCGTTTATTGAAGTAAGCCCATCTGAAACGACGACTTACACGCTTACTTCTGTATCAAACAGCTGTGGGGCAGGAAAAGTATCGGGCAGTGCATTGGTGGAAGTAAATCCGGCAAGTGAGCGATCCGTTAACGTTACAAGCTGGTCGGCCTTAGGAAGTTTGGGATTTTGTCTGGGAGATTCAATTGCGGTTTATTACGCACAGCAAGGCACTTTTACGGCAAGCAATATCATGAGTGTTCAAATCTCGGATTCAACAGGCAAAAATTTCACGACAATACCTACCGTTGGAAAAATCTCACCTTTAAGAATAGCTATTCCGGCAAACCTTATTCCCGGCAAAAAATACAGATTACGCGTCGCAGCCTCAGATCCCGGAACAGCAAGCGGCGCATTTGCCTATCCGATGACCCCGGCAAAAAAAGCAATAGCCCGCTTCGCCTCGGAATCGGTATTGTACGACGGGGTTACCAATCCGAAGATCGTTGTTTTGCTTGAAGGTGGAGCCTACTGGCGTTATCAGTTTGGCACAGACCAGAACTTTCAAACGCGAAGTACCTATAATTCTTCTGATACAATTACATTGAACCAGGTTTCTCCAAACCAGGTCTATACATTATTTAATGTGATTAACGAATGCGGAGCCGGGATTATAGGAAATCCATCATCCGTAAGAGTGGAAGTGATCACGGCTGAGCCTGCGAAAATACAGTCAAAAATGAGCGTAGCGCCAAATCCAACACAAGATTATATTCTGCTCAGATTTGAAAGCGTTTCACCAAGACATTATACATTGTACAATTTGCAGGGAATCAGCATTCAAAACCGGCCGATAAGAGAAAAAGAAGAACAAATTGATATCAGGAATATCCCTTCCGGAATCTATATTTTACAGGTTGAAGAGGCAAAAATGAAAACAGCATTTAAAATCATCAAACAATAA
- a CDS encoding YqjF family protein — MTNFLTAQWENLIMANYAVPPEVLAPYLPKGVELDFYQGKTYVSLVGFLFRDTRIFGVPIPILGTFEEVNLRFYVTRKVGNEIKRGVVFINETVPSKLVAWVANYLYKEHYVSIPTSHTYNINPETKQIRFEWNINREWNAISVEAGAEGKPMEAGSIEEFIFEHYYGYTRIDDTATEEYNIHHDRWLVNDVTNYEINCNFAAMYGKDFDFLKGTEPDSVMLAEGSLISVKWKRNRI; from the coding sequence ATGACCAACTTCCTAACCGCCCAATGGGAAAACCTGATCATGGCCAACTATGCTGTTCCCCCCGAAGTACTAGCACCATACCTTCCAAAAGGCGTTGAACTGGATTTTTATCAGGGGAAAACTTATGTAAGCCTGGTGGGTTTTCTTTTCAGGGATACCAGGATCTTTGGTGTTCCTATTCCCATTCTCGGCACTTTTGAAGAAGTCAATTTGCGCTTTTATGTAACACGCAAAGTTGGGAATGAGATAAAACGTGGCGTTGTGTTTATTAATGAAACCGTTCCGAGCAAACTGGTGGCGTGGGTCGCTAATTATTTATACAAAGAGCATTATGTTTCTATTCCAACGAGCCATACTTACAATATCAATCCGGAAACGAAGCAGATCAGATTTGAGTGGAATATCAACAGGGAATGGAACGCTATTTCAGTTGAGGCTGGGGCGGAAGGCAAACCCATGGAGGCTGGCAGTATTGAAGAGTTTATATTCGAGCACTATTACGGTTATACCAGAATAGACGATACAGCAACAGAAGAATACAATATTCACCATGACCGCTGGCTTGTAAATGATGTGACAAATTATGAGATCAACTGCAATTTTGCTGCGATGTATGGCAAGGACTTTGATTTTCTGAAAGGAACGGAGCCAGATTCGGTCATGCTTGCAGAGGGTTCTTTGATAAGTGTGAAGTGGAAACGAAATCGTATATAG
- a CDS encoding IS1182 family transposase: MLIHQQKIQFTAFAGLYDLIIPKDNLLRRINELIDFSFIYDELAGKYCSDNGRAAQSPVRMFKFLLLKTIYTISDVDVVERSRYDMSFKYFLGMAPEDEVINPSSLTKFRKLRLKDADLLKLLIGKTVSIAIEKGIVCSRSIIVDATHSLSRSNPHSALKVLREHSKLLRKAVYAVDADIKERMPKKNDSGELEKELAYCNELAKCIESDQTLIYIPAIKEKLNLLKETMEDTLENYTLSKDSDARTGHKSSDSKFFGYKTHIAMTEERIITAAVVTSGEKGDGPQLPELLQISQDNGIEVDTIIGDSAYSGKDNLQLTSEQDIKVVAKLNPSITQGSRKNEDRFDYNKDADMFVCPAGHLAIRKARQGRKNVGTNQTYTYYFDVEKCKICPLSENCYKRGAKTKSYSVSIKSDSHLQQTAFQETDYYKQKIKHRYKIEAKNSELKNVHGYGRATSYGIENMQMQGALAIFAVNLKRIIKLTN, from the coding sequence ATGTTAATTCACCAACAAAAAATTCAATTTACTGCGTTCGCCGGATTGTATGACCTGATCATTCCCAAGGACAATCTTCTTCGCAGGATTAATGAATTGATCGACTTTAGCTTCATTTATGATGAGCTTGCAGGTAAATATTGTTCTGATAACGGACGTGCAGCACAGAGCCCCGTACGGATGTTCAAATTCCTGTTGCTGAAGACAATCTACACCATTTCAGACGTAGATGTAGTCGAACGTTCCCGCTACGATATGTCCTTCAAGTATTTCCTTGGCATGGCCCCCGAGGATGAAGTCATCAATCCGAGCTCTTTGACAAAGTTTAGAAAATTGCGTTTGAAAGATGCCGACTTATTGAAGCTGTTGATAGGCAAAACAGTCTCCATAGCGATTGAAAAGGGTATTGTTTGCTCTCGATCCATTATCGTAGATGCTACCCATTCGCTTTCCAGATCTAATCCACATTCAGCCCTTAAGGTGCTTAGGGAGCATTCAAAGCTTTTACGCAAAGCCGTTTATGCTGTGGATGCTGACATTAAAGAGCGTATGCCTAAAAAGAATGATTCGGGCGAGCTCGAAAAGGAGCTTGCCTATTGTAATGAGCTTGCGAAGTGTATAGAATCGGATCAGACGTTGATCTATATCCCTGCGATCAAGGAAAAACTAAACCTGTTAAAGGAAACAATGGAGGATACTTTGGAGAACTATACGCTCTCCAAAGACAGCGATGCCAGGACGGGCCATAAATCGTCTGACAGCAAGTTCTTTGGCTACAAGACCCATATTGCCATGACAGAAGAACGTATTATTACCGCCGCAGTGGTCACCTCGGGAGAAAAGGGAGATGGTCCACAACTTCCTGAACTTTTGCAGATCAGCCAGGACAACGGCATTGAAGTAGACACGATCATCGGCGATTCAGCCTATTCGGGAAAGGATAATCTTCAACTAACCAGTGAGCAGGATATCAAGGTGGTTGCCAAGCTGAACCCTTCTATTACCCAAGGATCCAGAAAGAATGAAGACCGCTTCGATTACAACAAAGATGCGGACATGTTCGTATGCCCGGCCGGGCATCTGGCCATTCGAAAGGCACGTCAGGGAAGGAAGAATGTGGGGACAAATCAGACCTATACCTACTATTTCGATGTCGAGAAGTGTAAAATCTGTCCCTTAAGTGAGAACTGTTATAAGCGGGGGGCCAAAACGAAATCCTATTCAGTGAGCATAAAATCGGACTCGCACCTCCAACAGACAGCCTTTCAGGAAACTGACTATTACAAGCAGAAAATAAAACATCGGTATAAGATCGAAGCAAAAAACAGTGAATTAAAGAATGTCCATGGCTATGGCCGCGCAACATCTTATGGAATTGAAAATATGCAGATGCAGGGAGCATTAGCCATCTTCGCAGTAAATCTGAAAAGAATTATCAAACTTACCAACTAG
- a CDS encoding IS1182 family transposase has translation MGRRQPTFKPYHQHQLMLLPPSLDELIPKDHACRVVNDIVNRISLEPLNAAYHTTGSSSYHPQMLLKVLVYGYVSNIYSSRKLEAACKESIYFMYLSSMSYPDHNTINRFRGVRLKNALRAVFEQVVELLALEGFLSIEEVYTDGTKIEANANKYTFVWKKAITTNKEKMKKQLAHIWEYAQSVAASEDNLPDPPDLTTINKEKVQQTVDKLNQVLAGKDNVDKKMKAKLGYVTKHYPVNIERYEKQEAILGERNSYSKTDIDATFMRLKEDHMKNGQLKPAYNVQISTSNQFIVNYTIHSNTTDTNTLAEHLQQHENSFGASPKCLTADAGYGSEENYTLLEGKNVTAYVKYSLFDKRQNRAYNKKHPFSADKLFYNAAADHYICPMGQKMRYIGNSKRKTVTGFEQTAKLYKAINCQGCPLNGVCHKSKSERIIQVNVNLERQKKKADELLKSEEGIEKRKKRCFDVEPVFGNIKNNHGFRRFMLRGKHKVEIEWGLLAIAQNIRKRAA, from the coding sequence ATGGGACGCCGACAGCCTACTTTCAAACCTTATCATCAACATCAGTTGATGCTCTTACCCCCAAGTTTAGATGAGTTGATACCCAAAGATCATGCTTGTCGTGTGGTTAATGATATCGTAAACAGGATCAGTTTAGAGCCGTTGAATGCTGCTTATCATACAACAGGCTCATCCAGTTATCATCCCCAGATGCTATTGAAAGTCTTGGTTTACGGCTACGTGAGCAACATTTATTCGAGTAGGAAGTTAGAAGCAGCTTGCAAGGAGAGCATCTACTTTATGTACCTGAGCTCGATGAGCTATCCTGATCATAACACAATTAACCGGTTCCGGGGCGTACGTTTGAAAAATGCACTGCGTGCTGTTTTTGAGCAGGTGGTGGAGCTGCTTGCTCTGGAAGGATTTTTGAGTATTGAAGAAGTGTACACAGATGGCACGAAAATCGAGGCTAATGCCAATAAATATACTTTTGTGTGGAAGAAGGCGATTACGACCAATAAGGAAAAGATGAAAAAGCAGCTGGCCCATATCTGGGAATATGCTCAGAGTGTTGCTGCCAGTGAAGATAACCTACCAGATCCACCAGACCTGACTACGATCAATAAAGAAAAAGTCCAGCAGACTGTTGATAAACTCAATCAGGTGCTGGCTGGAAAAGACAATGTAGACAAGAAGATGAAGGCCAAACTGGGGTATGTTACCAAACATTATCCGGTCAATATCGAACGTTACGAAAAGCAGGAGGCTATTTTAGGCGAGCGGAATAGTTACAGTAAGACTGATATTGACGCCACATTTATGCGTCTGAAAGAAGATCACATGAAAAATGGTCAGCTTAAACCGGCCTACAATGTGCAAATATCAACTTCGAACCAGTTTATTGTCAATTACACGATCCATTCTAATACGACTGATACCAACACACTTGCAGAGCATCTTCAACAACATGAAAACAGTTTTGGTGCATCACCCAAATGTTTGACTGCCGATGCTGGCTACGGCTCGGAAGAAAATTATACTTTGCTGGAAGGGAAAAATGTAACTGCTTATGTAAAGTATAGCCTCTTTGATAAGCGTCAAAATCGCGCCTACAATAAAAAGCACCCATTCAGTGCTGATAAGCTTTTTTACAACGCTGCGGCAGATCATTATATCTGTCCAATGGGCCAGAAGATGCGCTACATTGGTAACAGCAAACGCAAAACAGTCACGGGTTTTGAGCAGACAGCCAAACTCTACAAGGCTATCAATTGTCAGGGATGTCCACTAAACGGTGTCTGTCACAAGTCGAAAAGTGAAAGGATTATTCAGGTCAATGTGAATTTGGAACGACAGAAAAAGAAAGCAGACGAACTTTTGAAAAGTGAAGAAGGTATTGAAAAACGAAAGAAGCGATGTTTTGATGTAGAACCTGTCTTTGGTAATATTAAAAATAACCACGGATTCCGCCGGTTTATGCTTCGTGGTAAGCACAAGGTCGAAATTGAGTGGGGATTGCTTGCAATAGCACAGAATATTAGAAAAAGGGCTGCATAA
- a CDS encoding amidohydrolase: MSRTHQALPFFLSLLVFISCNNHSPADLIIHNALVYSTDSSFRTYEAFAVKDGKFLAIGTSADILGKYESDSVVDAKGKSVYPGFIDPHSHFLGLGQLFDEADLTGTESFQEIIERLKTFRQKNPDKSWLIGRGWDQNDWENKTFPSKELLDKNFPDLPVLLTRIDGHAAVANSKALQLANVTSNSKAEGGLVEIKNGTPTGILVDNAMGLVYRVIPEATEQEKQKQIKNAETACLSVGLTTISDAGLDRADIELIDKMHKNGSLKIRDYAMISVSPANLDYYLPKGPFSTDRLTVHSFKIYADGALGSRGACLLKPYADAKTSGFLLTNPKDLENYISRIAKSSFQEGVSNSN; encoded by the coding sequence ATGTCAAGAACTCACCAGGCACTCCCGTTCTTTCTAAGTCTCCTTGTTTTCATTAGTTGTAATAACCATTCTCCCGCTGATCTAATTATTCACAATGCTTTGGTTTACAGTACCGATTCTTCATTCCGTACTTATGAAGCATTTGCGGTAAAAGACGGGAAATTTCTGGCAATAGGTACTTCTGCTGATATTTTGGGTAAATATGAATCAGATTCAGTTGTTGATGCCAAGGGCAAATCAGTTTATCCAGGTTTTATTGATCCTCATAGCCACTTTCTGGGTTTGGGCCAGTTGTTTGATGAAGCAGACCTGACCGGAACAGAATCATTTCAGGAAATCATTGAACGCCTGAAAACATTCAGGCAAAAAAACCCGGATAAATCCTGGCTGATCGGTCGTGGCTGGGACCAGAATGATTGGGAAAATAAAACATTTCCTTCCAAAGAATTACTGGATAAAAATTTTCCGGATTTACCTGTTCTACTTACACGAATAGATGGCCATGCAGCTGTTGCCAATTCCAAAGCATTACAACTTGCAAATGTTACCAGCAATAGTAAAGCAGAAGGTGGTTTGGTGGAAATTAAAAATGGAACGCCGACGGGAATTTTGGTCGATAATGCAATGGGTCTGGTATATCGTGTGATTCCTGAAGCAACCGAACAGGAAAAACAGAAACAAATCAAAAATGCGGAAACTGCTTGTTTATCTGTCGGATTAACAACTATATCTGATGCCGGGTTGGATCGTGCAGATATTGAACTGATTGATAAAATGCATAAAAACGGTTCCTTAAAAATCCGTGATTATGCCATGATCAGCGTTAGTCCGGCCAATCTCGATTATTATTTACCAAAAGGGCCGTTTTCTACTGACCGGCTTACTGTTCATAGTTTTAAGATCTATGCTGATGGTGCGCTGGGTTCAAGAGGTGCGTGTTTGCTGAAACCTTATGCAGATGCAAAAACTTCCGGTTTCCTTCTGACCAATCCAAAAGATCTGGAAAATTATATCTCAAGAATAGCAAAAAGTAGTTTTCAAGAGGGCGTCTCAAATTCAAATTGA
- a CDS encoding multidrug effflux MFS transporter encodes MSKKTYFFLILILGSLTALGPFSIDMYLPGFPAIAKDLHTTAAKVSLSLSGFFIGISLGQLLYGPLLDRFGRKKPLFIGLVVYIIASAGCAYATTIEALIFLRIIQAIGSCASAVASVAMVRDLFPVKDNAKVFSLLLLVVGVSPMIAPTVGGYVTAAFGWQAVFLILTGMGAAILLATALWLPDSYVPDKTLSLKPKPILLNFWSVLREPQFYTYALTGAIAFAGLFAYVSGSPLVFMEVFHTDEKVYGWIFAFLSVGFIGSSQLNTLFLRQYKSEQIINIALICQVIVGLAFLSVALNGMLTLYITIAFLFLFLCSIGFTYPNAAALSLAPFSKNAGSASAMMGAIQMGMGTIISVAISMFEVPSAIPMVAAMATSATLALSVLVVGRRRITEQVEVQEGATAGGLH; translated from the coding sequence ATGTCTAAAAAGACTTATTTCTTCCTGATTTTAATTTTAGGCAGTTTGACTGCACTTGGCCCTTTTTCAATTGATATGTATTTGCCCGGGTTTCCGGCTATTGCCAAAGATCTTCACACAACAGCCGCCAAAGTTTCACTTTCCTTATCAGGATTTTTTATTGGAATTTCATTGGGGCAACTTTTGTACGGCCCGTTGCTGGACCGTTTTGGAAGGAAAAAACCGTTATTCATTGGCCTTGTTGTGTATATTATTGCTTCCGCAGGCTGCGCATATGCAACAACGATTGAAGCTCTTATTTTTCTGAGAATAATTCAGGCTATCGGGAGCTGCGCATCAGCGGTTGCATCCGTGGCTATGGTTCGTGATCTGTTTCCGGTGAAAGACAATGCCAAAGTTTTTTCTTTATTACTTCTTGTTGTAGGTGTTTCACCCATGATCGCCCCAACCGTTGGCGGATACGTAACGGCAGCTTTCGGATGGCAGGCCGTTTTTCTGATCCTTACCGGAATGGGAGCAGCAATTTTGCTTGCAACAGCTTTATGGTTACCAGACAGCTATGTACCGGATAAGACGTTATCCCTAAAACCAAAACCTATTCTGCTTAATTTTTGGTCAGTTCTCCGCGAACCGCAGTTTTATACATATGCTCTTACCGGCGCAATTGCTTTCGCTGGTTTATTTGCATACGTATCCGGCTCGCCGCTGGTTTTTATGGAAGTATTTCATACCGATGAAAAAGTTTACGGCTGGATATTCGCATTCCTTTCGGTAGGTTTTATTGGTTCCAGTCAACTGAACACGTTATTTCTTCGTCAATATAAAAGTGAGCAGATCATAAATATTGCGCTGATATGCCAGGTCATTGTAGGTTTGGCATTCCTTTCGGTTGCATTAAACGGAATGCTGACTTTATACATCACAATCGCATTTTTGTTTCTATTCCTTTGCAGTATCGGCTTTACTTATCCCAACGCGGCAGCTCTTTCACTGGCCCCTTTCAGCAAAAATGCAGGAAGTGCATCAGCCATGATGGGCGCTATTCAAATGGGAATGGGAACAATTATATCCGTTGCGATCAGTATGTTTGAAGTCCCTTCCGCCATTCCGATGGTAGCAGCAATGGCCACATCGGCTACTCTTGCTTTGTCAGTTCTGGTCGTTGGCAGACGAAGAATTACGGAACAGGTAGAAGTGCAGGAAGGTGCGACAGCTGGCGGATTGCATTAG